A genomic window from Cytobacillus suaedae includes:
- a CDS encoding glycine zipper family protein yields the protein MSIGMSLGVVLGLTLFENIAMGIPLGFGIGIAIGAGLDADAKKKGKTI from the coding sequence ATGTCGATAGGAATGAGTCTAGGAGTCGTTTTGGGGTTAACTTTATTTGAAAATATTGCAATGGGTATACCGCTTGGATTTGGAATAGGTATAGCAATTGGTGCTGGTTTAGACGCCGATGCTAAGAAAAAAGGAAAAACAATATAG
- a CDS encoding ABC transporter ATP-binding protein codes for MTNIIETKNLSKSYGKTQVLKNIDMTIEQGEFTAIMGPSGSGKTTLMNTLSTIDSFSGGDVWIEGNSLLDMKKKDLRAFRQKRMGFIFQDYNLLDTLTVKENILLPLSLQKTPVAEMEQRLGKIIEALNIESILNHYPSEISGGQMQRTAAARAIITNPAIVFADEPTGALDSRSATQLLEQMQLLNQTFKTTVLMITHDPYAASYCQRVIFLRDGKIVNEMFKGEQNEKEFFDRILTIQSALGGDQRWA; via the coding sequence ATGACTAACATTATAGAAACTAAGAACTTATCTAAATCCTACGGAAAAACACAAGTCTTAAAAAACATCGATATGACCATTGAACAAGGGGAATTTACGGCAATTATGGGCCCATCTGGGTCTGGGAAAACGACATTAATGAATACTTTATCTACAATTGATAGTTTTAGCGGTGGGGATGTTTGGATTGAGGGGAATTCCCTGTTGGATATGAAAAAGAAAGACTTACGAGCATTCCGGCAAAAACGAATGGGCTTTATTTTTCAAGATTACAACTTATTGGACACATTAACGGTGAAAGAAAATATCCTGCTGCCGCTTTCCTTACAAAAAACACCTGTTGCTGAAATGGAGCAGCGTTTAGGAAAAATCATTGAAGCCTTAAATATTGAATCCATTTTAAATCACTATCCTTCTGAAATATCGGGTGGTCAAATGCAGCGCACAGCTGCTGCGAGGGCGATTATTACCAATCCAGCCATTGTGTTTGCTGATGAGCCGACGGGGGCACTCGATTCCAGGTCTGCAACGCAGTTACTTGAGCAAATGCAATTGCTTAATCAAACATTTAAGACAACTGTTTTGATGATTACCCATGACCCGTATGCAGCGAGCTATTGTCAACGTGTCATCTTTCTTCGGGATGGAAAAATCGTCAATGAGATGTTTAAAGGAGAGCAAAACGAAAAAGAATTCTTCGACCGCATTCTAACGATTCAAAGTGCGTTAGGAGGCGACCAACGATGGGCTTAA
- a CDS encoding multicopper oxidase domain-containing protein gives MKRFYHVVSIPIRIVVNNFGDYNPNGMMYVLKENEQKVKKLVRKNPFSTVDLVEPLVIRANEGDIVEILFENQLPFETGMHFQEADYDVFQSDGANVGFNPSTLVPCGEKILYRLKASHEGIYFFSDLGNPSSSEEGSNPNGLFGALFVEKRGSTWTHPVTGGPIKSGLYADIHNPFLPSFREYAWFFQDEMEINDITGNPPISDFTGQETESFHGVNYRYEPEWRRKQLIDEGVVCPDCEGEEVHHDSWVFGDPATPILRGYVGDPAMIRLIHGGVKETHVFHYHVHQWFRDPMNLNEEIIDSQSTSPQTHYNIQPLYGLGSLHGAIGDVVIHCHLYPHFGAGMWGINRIFDTLQDGSQCYPNGVPIAPLQPLPDRPLPPTPTPERPGFPNFIPGKVGCKAPRPPLGIVGGREMTELERNAAIPNARPGAVFADPCMENAVVKEFNISLIELPVVYNRQGWHDPKARIYVFDEDIEAICSGKKEPEPLIFHAAAGTCLRINYTNRVPHILDGDAFQLVTRTYENGLHIHFVKFDVLTNDGANIGWNYDSSVLPGETIRYEYFADVELKAWFFHDHLFSTAHQQHGVFGSGVIHPRFTKFFDSKTGAEVDHGAQITAVNPLVPDYRDFALMVHDFALLFDKDGTPLNPPPFPGSQEDPGLFGVNYKNEPLQFRLGKDCDPAYSFSSYVNGDPITPILQAYEGDSIRIRLLQGAQEESHSFNLHGLRWLRRRRDLESKRDDQQHIGISESFTFDTYIPRSGDYLWTFETEEDLWNGLWGLIRAFDEEVPNLIPLPDRPRPPKRTKPLPECTGCPPAPPTEVLSVGAPGPVVCYDVVAFHTPIIYNAYGDHDPNGIVFALKEDMEDILCGKKNPEPLILRANEGDTVEVTLTSLLDFDKFTFKDGIYPYPRVREQAFYPPSLRISLHPQLIQYDVKTSAGETVGFNPDQTVGPGETITYRWFVDEALGACGMWDMADIRNHRSQGAFGAFIAEPRGTKYLDPHTLKPVRTGANVILTNPYLPDTREFVMIMHDGVRLLDKFGQLIFDPFEGILLGTDEAPAEIGDTYDEGSRGFNYRTERLINRFREHPDLSDLFSSKVFSDPATPVFEAYPGDPVTIRLVTPAERRRTHTFHLHGHYWRTDKNSEDLGIESFVGENVMGSKVNLDLIGGAGSIFNFPGDYMYRAGNIRWDIELGMWGIMRVHSELQKHLPPLQY, from the coding sequence ATGAAGCGATTTTATCATGTTGTTTCTATTCCCATTCGAATTGTCGTTAATAATTTTGGAGATTACAATCCGAATGGAATGATGTACGTATTAAAAGAAAATGAGCAAAAAGTTAAAAAACTTGTTCGTAAAAACCCCTTTTCGACTGTAGATCTTGTAGAACCACTTGTTATTCGTGCAAACGAAGGGGACATTGTTGAAATATTATTTGAGAACCAGTTGCCTTTTGAAACCGGAATGCATTTCCAAGAAGCAGATTACGATGTATTTCAGTCAGATGGTGCAAATGTAGGGTTTAACCCTAGCACGCTGGTTCCTTGTGGTGAAAAGATTCTTTATCGTTTAAAAGCTTCTCATGAAGGAATTTACTTTTTTTCTGATTTAGGGAATCCGTCAAGCTCAGAAGAAGGCTCTAATCCAAATGGGTTGTTCGGAGCTCTGTTTGTTGAGAAAAGAGGCTCAACATGGACACATCCAGTTACTGGAGGTCCCATTAAGAGTGGGCTTTATGCGGATATTCACAACCCATTCTTACCTTCATTTCGAGAATATGCATGGTTTTTCCAAGATGAGATGGAAATTAATGATATTACAGGAAACCCACCTATTAGTGATTTTACTGGTCAAGAAACCGAATCCTTTCATGGTGTCAATTATCGGTATGAGCCAGAATGGAGAAGAAAACAATTAATCGATGAAGGCGTTGTGTGTCCTGACTGTGAGGGCGAAGAGGTCCACCATGATTCATGGGTGTTCGGTGATCCAGCAACACCAATTTTAAGAGGGTATGTAGGAGATCCAGCCATGATCAGGCTTATTCATGGAGGAGTAAAGGAAACTCATGTTTTTCATTATCATGTCCATCAATGGTTTCGAGACCCAATGAATTTAAACGAAGAAATTATTGACTCACAGTCAACCAGCCCACAAACGCACTATAACATTCAACCTTTGTATGGTTTAGGTAGTCTACATGGAGCAATTGGTGATGTTGTCATACATTGTCACTTGTATCCACACTTTGGAGCAGGAATGTGGGGGATTAACCGAATTTTTGACACACTCCAAGATGGGAGTCAATGCTATCCCAACGGTGTACCAATTGCCCCTTTACAGCCATTACCTGATCGGCCATTACCACCAACACCAACACCAGAACGTCCTGGCTTTCCTAACTTTATCCCTGGAAAAGTGGGTTGTAAAGCGCCACGTCCACCGCTTGGCATTGTAGGTGGTAGGGAAATGACGGAGCTAGAACGGAATGCTGCAATTCCGAATGCTCGTCCTGGAGCTGTATTCGCTGATCCATGTATGGAGAATGCAGTAGTTAAGGAGTTTAATATTTCACTAATAGAGCTTCCCGTTGTATATAACCGCCAAGGTTGGCATGATCCCAAAGCACGCATTTATGTCTTTGATGAGGATATAGAAGCTATCTGTTCAGGAAAAAAGGAACCAGAACCTTTAATCTTTCATGCGGCTGCAGGAACTTGTCTAAGAATAAACTATACGAATAGAGTGCCTCATATTTTAGATGGTGATGCCTTTCAATTAGTGACAAGAACGTATGAAAACGGATTGCATATTCATTTTGTTAAGTTTGATGTTTTAACCAATGATGGAGCCAATATTGGTTGGAATTATGACTCAAGCGTATTACCAGGAGAAACGATTCGTTATGAGTATTTTGCAGATGTTGAGTTAAAGGCTTGGTTTTTTCATGATCATTTATTTTCAACAGCTCATCAACAACATGGTGTATTTGGATCCGGGGTTATTCATCCAAGGTTCACCAAATTTTTTGATTCCAAAACAGGGGCAGAGGTAGATCATGGCGCCCAAATCACAGCAGTAAATCCACTCGTTCCTGATTATCGTGATTTTGCATTAATGGTTCATGATTTTGCACTGTTATTTGATAAAGATGGAACTCCTTTAAATCCTCCCCCATTTCCAGGATCTCAAGAGGACCCAGGTTTGTTTGGTGTGAACTATAAAAATGAACCATTGCAATTCCGATTAGGAAAAGACTGTGACCCTGCCTATTCGTTTAGTTCCTATGTAAATGGTGATCCGATTACACCAATTCTCCAGGCATATGAAGGAGATTCAATCCGGATACGTCTCTTGCAAGGAGCACAGGAAGAATCACATAGTTTTAACCTCCATGGATTAAGATGGCTTCGCAGACGTAGAGATTTAGAATCAAAGAGAGACGATCAACAGCATATTGGAATATCTGAATCTTTTACATTTGACACATATATTCCTAGGTCAGGTGACTATTTATGGACGTTTGAAACCGAAGAAGACCTCTGGAATGGCTTATGGGGTTTAATCCGTGCCTTTGATGAGGAAGTTCCTAACTTAATTCCGTTACCAGATCGCCCTCGTCCTCCAAAGAGAACAAAGCCATTACCTGAGTGTACTGGGTGCCCACCAGCCCCACCGACTGAGGTTCTTAGTGTAGGTGCACCAGGACCTGTAGTTTGTTATGATGTAGTCGCTTTTCATACTCCTATTATCTATAATGCCTATGGAGATCATGATCCTAATGGAATTGTATTTGCACTAAAAGAGGATATGGAAGATATTCTTTGCGGAAAGAAAAATCCTGAGCCTCTAATTCTACGTGCAAACGAAGGAGATACGGTTGAAGTCACATTAACTAGTTTATTAGATTTTGATAAATTTACATTTAAGGATGGAATTTATCCATATCCTCGAGTTAGGGAACAAGCATTTTATCCACCATCACTTAGAATTTCGCTGCATCCACAGTTAATACAATATGACGTAAAAACATCGGCTGGAGAAACGGTAGGATTTAACCCTGACCAAACAGTAGGTCCAGGAGAAACGATCACTTATCGTTGGTTTGTTGATGAAGCACTTGGGGCATGTGGAATGTGGGATATGGCTGATATCAGAAATCATAGGTCTCAGGGGGCATTTGGAGCATTTATTGCTGAACCACGAGGAACAAAATACCTTGACCCTCATACCTTAAAGCCTGTTCGAACCGGGGCGAACGTGATTTTGACTAACCCATATTTACCAGATACAAGGGAATTTGTCATGATTATGCATGATGGGGTTCGCCTATTAGATAAATTTGGTCAGCTAATCTTTGATCCTTTTGAAGGAATTCTATTAGGGACCGATGAAGCCCCTGCTGAAATAGGCGATACGTACGATGAAGGATCAAGAGGATTTAATTACCGAACAGAACGCTTAATTAATAGATTCCGAGAACATCCAGACCTAAGTGACCTATTTAGTTCAAAGGTATTTAGTGATCCTGCTACTCCGGTTTTTGAAGCGTATCCGGGAGACCCTGTTACAATCAGGTTAGTTACTCCTGCAGAACGCAGAAGAACCCATACTTTTCATTTACACGGTCATTATTGGAGAACTGATAAAAATTCCGAGGATTTAGGAATCGAATCATTTGTTGGAGAGAATGTAATGGGCTCCAAAGTAAATCTTGATTTAATAGGTGGAGCAGGTAGCATTTTCAATTTTCCTGGAGATTATATGTATCGAGCAGGCAATATAAGATGGGATATAGAGCTAGGCATGTGGGGAATTATGCGAGTTCATTCTGAGTTACAAAAGCATCTACCACCATTACAATATTAG